The Rhodoferax ferrireducens T118 DNA segment GAAATCCATCGATTGACCGGGCGCGGGCATTTTGGCCGGCACCCAATAGGCGGCCACGTTGTCGTGGGTTTCGTCGGGCGTTGCAAATTGCAGCAGCTCGACCCGGCCGGCGCCCCAGTCGCCCAAGGGCGTGACCCAGGCGCTGGGCCGGAGTTCATAGCGGGCCTCGGTGTCCTCATAACTGTTGAAAGCGCGGTCGCGCTGCATCAGGCCAAAGCCCTTCAAGCTCTTCATGCTGAACGAGGTCGTGACGGGGGCGGCCGGGTTTTGCAGCGGTCGCCACAGCCATTCACCTTCGCCGGTGGCAATCATCAAGCCGTCGGAGTCATGCACCTCCGGGCGAAAGTCGTTTGGTCGGGGCTGGTTCTCGCCAAAGAGGAACATGCTGGTCAGCGGCGCCAGCCCCAGCGTCGCCACGGGCGTGTCGGTCGGGCGCATGAAGATGCGGGCATGCACCTCCGTCACGGTCTGTTCGCCTGGCGTGATGTCAAAACGGTAGGAGCCCGTCATGCGCGGCGAATCCATCAGCGCATAAACAACCAGCTTCTTCGCATCGCCGGTCGGTTTTTCAAGCCAGAACTCGGTGAAGCGCGGGAACTCTTCCTTGGCGCTGCCCGCCGTATCAACCGCCAGGCCGCGTGCGGACAGGCCGTAGCGCTGGCCGCTGCCCAGCGCCCGGAAGTAACTGGCGCCGGAAAAAACGACAAGTTCGTCCTTGTACGTCGCCGAGTTCAGGTTGTTGAAGGCGCGCAGGCCACCGAGGCCGAGATTGCCCCAGGTCTGCGGTGACAGCTTGTTTTTCCCGAAGTTGAAGTCGACCGGGTTGTAGGGAATCGGCTTGATACCCTGCGGGGTGATCTCATGGACGCGAACCGAGTCGCCGCTTTTCCCGACGTGGAGAAAATTGGCCTCAAAAGGCAGCTTGTCCGCCCGCCACAAGGTGCTGTCTGCATTAAAGCGGATATCACGGTAGCCGTCATAGTCAAGATTGGCGAGTTCCGCCGGAATCGCGTGGCTTGCCGGTTTGAAGGGCGCCTGGGCTTGCTTGCGGGCGAGCCCGGCGACATCTTCAAGCGTCCACGCCTGCGCCTGGCCGGCAACCAGGGCCAGCAGGCTGGCAGCTATCAGGGCAACAAAGCGGGCCGCAAAGGTGTGTCCGCGACGGTGAAAATATGGGAGGCAAATAGTCTGCATGCCAACACTAGTGCAAACCCTATGCCAGACCTGAAAAACCGATTTAAATCAACGGCTTGACGCTTGTCCTGAATTTACAAGCCGGAAAGTGACAGGAAAGCCGGTGCCAACCGGTGTTTTTGTCGCCGAAGAGCGACAACATCCCGCTTGTAAAGTTGAAATCCTTTTTAAATCAAGCGCTTAGGGCTGTCGCCTGGGAGCGACTCAGCTCGCAGCAGGGGGCGAGGCCGGCCCGTTGCTGTCGGCCTTGAACAGCCCGGGCGTCAGGCCGTGCTTTTGCATCAGGCGGTAAAACTCGGTCCGGTTGCGGTCGGCCAGACGGGCGGCGTCGGCCACATTGCCGTCAGTGAGCTTGAGCAGTCCCACCAGGTAGTCGCGCTCAAAGCGTTGCCGGGCCTCGGCCAGGGTCAGCACCTCCACGCTGGGCGAGCGCAGGGCGCGCTGAACCAGGGCCAGCGGCACCAGCGGCGAGGTCGACAGGGCGCAGACCTGCTCCACGACGTTGTAGAGCTGGCGCACATTGCCCGGCCAGGCGGCCGTGGTCAAGGCAATCAGGGCCTCGGGCGCAAATCCGCTCAGGCGTTTTTTGTATTTGTCGGCCAATTTGACCAAAAAATAGTTGGCCAGCAGCGCGATGTCCTCGCGCCGCTCGGACAGCGGCGGCAAGCTCAAGGTGACAACATTGAGCCGGTAGTACAGGTCGGCACGGAATTGGCCCTCGGCCATCGCCAGGTCGAGGTCGCGGTGCGTGGCTGAGATGATGCGCACATCCACGGGAATGGACTGGCTTGAGCCCAAGGGCCGCACCATGCGCTCCTGCAGCACCCGCAGCAGCTTGACCTGCAGCGCGGGCGGCATGTCGCCGATCTCGTCGAGCAGCAGGGTGCCGCCGTCGGCCGCCTGAAACAGCCCGATGTGATTCGCCACGGCGCCGGTGAAGGCTCCCTTGACATGGCCAAACAGTTCCGACTCCAGCAAGGGCTCCGGAATGGCGCCGCAGTTCACCGCGATGAACGGTTTACCGGCGCGCGAGCCGGCCTGGTGAATCGCCCGGGCCAGCAGTTCCTTGCCGGTGCCGCTTTCGCCGCGCAGCAGCACACTGGCGTCCGATTGCGCCACCATGTGCGCTTCCGCGAGCACCTCGGCCATGCGGCTGGAGCGGCTGACGATCTGGTTTTGCCACGCCTGCGGGCTGCCGGGCTTGACTGAATGGGCCGGGGCGCTCAGCGACAGCGCCTGCGCAATCTTGTCGAGCAGGCTCTTGCCATCAAAGGGCTTGGTCAGGTAGGAGAAGACGCCGCGCTCGGTGGCCTGGACCGCATCGGGAATCGTGCCATGGGCGGTCAGCAAAATAACCGGCAACGAGGGATGCTGCGCGCGAATGTCGTCAAACAGCGCCAGGCCGTCGCGGCCCGGCAGGCGCACGTCACTGAGCACCAGTTGCGGCCGCTCGATATGCAGCTGGGTCATGGCGGCCTCGGCCGAGGTGACCGCCGTCACGCGGTAGCCCGCCGCCGTGAGCCGGATGGTCAGCAGGCGCAGCATGTCGGCGTCATCGTCAACCACCAGCAAATGGGGCCCGGGTGCACGAAGCGCCGCTGCGGGCGGCGTGACGGGGTCGTCAGGCAAATCGCTCATGGCGCTGCCGGGCGGGTGCCACGATTGCCCCGCGCCGGGGCGTTGGCTGCGGGCGGACGGCTCGTGAGGCTGCGTTCGATCGCCTTGAGTGCCTCCAGCCGCTCATTGGTCTGATCCAGCCGGCGCTGCACGTCGCGCGTCTGCTGCGTTTGTTTCTCAAGCTGCTCTTCCAGGCGGCGCTGCTCGCCGTAACGCGAGGCCAGCAGGCCGGCCAGCGGATGCAGCGTCTGCGCCTCGGTGTCGGCATTGGCCAGCACGCGTGCCAGCAGTTCCTGGGCACGTATGAGCTCGCTCAGCTGATGAAGCTGACTCAGTACCAGGGACAGTTGCAGTTGTTGGGTCGGGCCGGCCGCGTCGCCCAGCCGGATTACTTCCTGGCTCAATTCTGCCGGCGCCAGCCGGCGCAAGCGGTCCGCATAGGCCAGCATGCGTGTGACGGCGTCAGTCGCCTGCGGCGCGACCGGGCCGACCGGCAATATCGGCAAGCAGCGCTGGGGAGTGGCAGCCGGCGTCGCCATCGCGCCGGTTGCGTCATCACCGCGAGGGCCGAAACGGCCAGCGCAGCCGGCCGCCAGCATCGCGATGGTGATGGATGCCAGCAGACCGAGACGGGCCAGGCGATGAGCCTGTCTCACAGGAAAATCAGGATTTGAAAACATGGGGAAACTCGATTCTGAAATGGGCGCCGCCTTGGTCCGGCAGCAGCTCGATGCGGCCGCCGTGTGCTGCAATATATTCGTGCACGATGGACAGGCCAATGCCGCTGCCCCGCACCACGTCGCTGGGTTGGCGCTCGCCACGGTAAAACGGCTCGAAAATCCGCTCGCGATCAGCCAGGGCGACGCCCACACCCTGGTCGTGAATGTCGATGCGGACCAGGCCCGGCAGTTTACTCAGCTCCAGGCGGATGTCGCCTTTCAGCGGTGAGTAGCGGATGGCATTGGACAAGAGGTTGGCCAGCACCGTGCCGATTTTTTCGGGGTCCAGCTCCACCAGGATCGGCTTGCCGACGACGATGACCGACAGCTCACGGGCACGCCATTGCAGACGCTGCGCGTCAACCTGGGCTTCAACCAGCTCCAGCAGGTTGGTCGTCCGGCGGTGCAACTGGCGGGCCTCAAACGCCGCGGTATTGAAGCGCAGCAGGTCTTCAATCTGGCCCTGCAAGACACCGGCGTTGTGGCGCAGGATTTGCGCGATTTCTCGCTGCTCTGGGCTCAGTTCGCCGGCCACGCCGTCCTCCAGCAGGGAGACGCCTTCACGCAGCGATGCCAGCGGGGTCTTGAGTTCATGGGAAATATGGCGCAAAAAACGTGATTTGTCGGCGTCGAGCTCGACCAGCCGAAGGCGCAGCCAGTTCAGCCGCTGCCCCACCATGGCCAGGTCGGCCGGACCCCGAATGGCAATCACCTGATCGAGCCGGTTTTCGCCCAGACCGACGATGGCATGTTCCAGGCGCTTCAGGGGCACCGTGAACCAGATGCCGAAAGCCAGCGCCATGGCGACCGCCAGCACGATGGCCCAGGTGACTTGCTGCGCCAGGTGACTTCGGCTGTCTTCGAGCTTGGCTTCCAGCGCCTGGTTGCGCTGCTGGATGGTCTTTTGCACCTGCACCGCGATGGCCGAATTGACATGATCGAGTGAGCGAAACTCCTGCGCTATCTGGCGTTCCCGCTCCAGCGCGGTATCGGGTGCGCCGGTCAACAGGTCGCCAGCAGCTTGCAGGTGCGCTTGCCACTGCTGCTTGAGCCCGCTGGGCAGGCCTTGTGCTGTCAGGCTGGCCAGGAGGGTGGCGGCCTCGCGCGCCTGGTCGGAAAAGCGCACGCGCAAGACGCGGTCGTCCAGCACCACCGACTGGCGCGATGTGCGCTCCATGGAAACGCTGAGCTCGCTCAGTGACTGGGCGAGCCGGCTGAGTTCAAGCGATTGGGACGCGCCGTCGCGGCTTTGCAGCGTGAGTTCTTCCAGCGTGAACAAGGCGCGCAACGAGGCCGCACCCAGCAAAGCGGCAATCAGCAAAAAAGCGATCACCAGCAGTTGCCGGAACGAAAATTTCTGCAGCATCTTCAAAGGCTAGGGGGTGCGGTAGCGAAGGTGTTGCCAGTGCAACGCGGCCGCTTCAGACGGCACCTGTGTGTTGTTGGCGCTTCACGGCGTGGCAGGGAAGCTGGCACCATGACTCAAAAATTCATTGTAGATCAATGATCTTGCCCCCGGAAGACGAATATAGGCCATCGCCAGGATGGCCTTTGTGCTTCAACTGGTGGACCGGCTATGGCCAAGGCTCAGCAGGGGTCCCTCGGCCAGCTTGAAGACACCGACGACTTGCTCCAGATGGCCCGCCTGATCCTGCATGGATTGCGCGGCGGCGGCAGCCTCTTGTACCAGTGCCGCATTTTGATGGGTGACATTGTTCATTTCGCCAATCGCATCGTTGACCCGCTCGATGCCCGCGGTCTGTTCAACGCTGGCGGCGGCAATGTCACCCATGATGTCGGTGACGTGGCGAATGCTGTCGACGATTTCAGTCATGGTGGTGCCGGCCTGATGGACCAGAGTGCTGCCCGCATCGACTTTGCCGACCGAGTCGCCGATCAGCGTCTTGATCTCATGGGCCGCGGCAGCTGAGCGCTGTGCCAGGCCGCGTACTTCTGCGGCGACGACCGCAAAACCGCGCCCCTGTTCACCGGCGCGCGCCGCTTCCACGGCCGCATTCAAGGCCAGGATGTTGGTCTGGAATGCGATGCCGTCGATGACGCCAATAATGTCGCCAATTTTTTTCGACGATGCATTGATGGACTCCATGGTATGGACCACTTGCGCCACCACGGCCCCGCCTTTGACCGCGACCTCGGATGCGGAAATGGCAAGCTGATTGGCACGCCGCGCATTGTCGGTATTCTGGTTGACCGTGGACGTGAGGTCTTGCATGGACGACGCGGTCTTCTCCAACGAACCGGCCTGCGACTCGGTCCGTCTGGACAGATCGAGATTGCCGCGGGCAATCTCACTGGAGGCGCCGAAGATGGTGTCGGTGCCCTCGCGCACCTGGCCGACGACTCGCACCAGGCTTTCATTCATGTCTTGCAAGGCCTGCTGCAGCTCGCCCATTTCGTTGTTGGAGTTAACCGAGATTTTCTGCGTCAGATCGCCAGCCGCAATGTTGCGTGCCACCTTCACCCCGAACTCCAGCGGCTGGGTGACGACTTTGCGAATGAACGGGTAGATCAGCATCAGCACCGGAATGCAGGTGATGAAGGCGGCAAGAATCGACTTCAGACGCTGATCAGCCAAGCCCGCGTTGACCTGATCGAGCGAGACTTTCATGCTGACCGCACCCAGCACGGTGTTCTCAGGCACCAGGTGACAGAGCGTGCAATCCTTGCCCAGGGAGTTCTTCATCGCCATGGTGGGACGCACCGCCCGCAGATATTCACCCTTGCCGTCGGATTCGACCTGGATGACTTCCTTGCCCGTCTGCAGCACCTGTTTTTCAAGCGCATCCGGATTGCTGTCATCCTTGGCGGTGCCGGGCCCAAAGAGCTTGCTGACGCTCTCGCCGCGCAGCACGCGCACGTCACGAATGGAGCCAAGCTGTTTGACCTGATCGAGAAACACATTGCGCTGTGCCACGGTGCCGGTCACCATCATGCCCGTGAGTCCCGCCATGGTGGCGTTGTGCATGCTGAGGGAAAATTCGCGCGCCTGATCCAGGGCCGCCTCGCGATAAACATAGCCTTGCCAGACGATCACCCCAGACCACACAACAATCAGGGCGGCTCCGATGGTGGCCAAGAGCTGTACCCAAATTTTATATTTAGCCACGCGCAAAATATGAGTCTTCATGGGATCGAATGAAAAAGCCGATGATTTTATCGTGGGGTGACCTGGCCAGCCCCCCCCTCTTTCGGTTCTCTGGTGACCCCGCTCGTCCCCAGTGAGGGCGATGGCGAAATGACTGAATTGCTGCAACCAGCCGCAGCCCACCAATCAGCCCGCCTAGTTCTTTGGAACTAGGAAAGCGGCATCGCGCATAGTTCTTTTTTCAAGAAAGACCTGTTCCACAGAGGGATAGCGTCGCAGGGTCGACAAACCTAAAGTCATGTCAATCCAAAAGGAGTTTTTGACATGACCAAGAAAGGGCAAGCCCTCTCGGTGCTGATGGTCAGCACATTCGCATTCACCGTGTGCTTCATGGTCTGGATGATGTTTGCCGTGATCGGCATCCCGATCAAGAAAACACTGGATCTCAATTCAACCCAATTTGGCATTCTGATGGCGATGCCCGTGTTGACCGGCTCGCTGATCCGGGTGCCACTGGGCATCTGGACGGATAAATTTGGCGGCCGCATTGTGATGACCGTCCTGATGGCGTCCACGGTGCCCGCCATCTGGCTCATGACCTACGCCACCGCCTATTGGCACTACCTGAGCATTGGCCTCTTTGTCGGTATGGCGGGCGGCGCGTTTTCAGTCGGTACGCCGTACGTGGCACGCTGGTTTCCGAGAAAACAGCAGGGCTTTGCAATGGGTATTTTTGGCATGGGCAACGCCGGAGCCGCCTTGAACAAGTTTGTGGCGCCGGCGCTGGTGGTGGGTTTTGGCTGGACCATGGTGCCCAAGGTTTACGCCGGCATCATGCTCGGCACCGTCATTCTGTTCTGGTTGTTCAGCCACAGCGATCCAACGCACCAGGTGCCCAGCCACGTCAAATTTATCGATCAACTCAAGTCACTGAAAGACCCCAAAGTTTTCAAGTACTGCCAGTACTACAGCATCGTGTTTGGCGGCTATGTGGCCATGTCGCTGTGGATGGTGCAGTACTACGTGGGGGAGTTCGGGCTGGATATTCGCACCGCCGCTCTGCTGGCCGCGTGCTTTTCGCTCCCAGGCGGCATCCTGCGTGCGGCGGGTGGCTGGCTGTCGGACAAATACGGTGCGCACTCCATGACCTGGTGGGTGCTGTGGGTCAGTTGGATCTGTCTCTTCTTGTTGAGCTATCCGCAGACCGATCTCACCATCGCCACCCTCAACGGCCCCATGACTTTCCACCTCGGCCTGAACGTTTATCTCTTCACCACTTTGATGTTCACCCTGGGCATTGCCTGGGGTTTTGGCAAGGCCAGCGTGTTCAAGTACATCAGCGATGACTACCCGCACAACATCGGCACCATCAGCGGCATTGTGGGTCTGGCCGGCGGCATGGGCGGCTTCTTGTTGCCCATCATGTTCGGTGCCCTGATGGACCTGACCGGCATCCGCTCCAGCGCCTTCATGCTGATGTACGGCGTGGTCTGGGTGTCGCTGATCTGGATGTACCTGACCGAGATACGCCGCAGCGAATTTCTGGGCAAGAGCGTCCCGGCGCCCGTGGCGCAGAACTGAAGCCAATTTTTTTGAAAGACCACAATGACCAAGCAAGCAAGAACCGGTGTTGACATTGCCGACTGGCGCCCCGAAGACGAGCAGTTCTGGGAAAGCACCGGCAAAAGAATCGCCTACCGCAACCTGTGGATATCCATCCCCTGCCTGCTGTGCGGCTTTGCCGTCTGGGGCATGTGGGGCATCATCACGGTGCAGATGCTCAACCTGGGCTTCCCGTTCACCCAGGACGAGCTGTTCACGCTGACCGCGATCTCCGGGCTCGCCGGGGCGACTATGCGCATCCCCTCGTCTTTCTACATCCGCCTGGCCGGCGGGCGCAACACCATTTTCCTGACCACTGCCATGCTGCTGGCACCGGCCCTGGGCACTGGCATCGCCTTGCAGCACAAGGATTGGCCACTCTGGGTATTCCAGATGTTGGCGCTGTGGTCGGGCGTGGGCGGCGGCAACTTCGCCAGCTCGATGTCGAACATCACGACCTTCTTTCCCAAGCGCTTGCAGGGCACCGCGCTCGGGCTCAATGCCGGCTTGGGCAATTTCGGCGTCACCAGCATGCAGATCATCATCCCGCTGGTGATGACAGTCGGCATGTTTGGAGCCATGGGTGGAGACCCGATGCCGCTGATCAAGGACAGTGGCTGGATCTTCGGGAAGATTGCCGCCGGAACCCCGACCTGGATTCAAAACGCGGGGTTTGCCTGGATCTTGTCGCTCGTCCCCTTGTCCGCCCTGTGCTGGTTCGGCATGAACAACCTGCTTCCCATTTCACCGGACATCGGCGGTACCTTGATGGCGTTCATCAAGGTCACCTGGATCTACACCTTGACTTTCATCCCGGCCGGGCTCGGTTTGTACCTCTACATGCCCGCACCCACCGGCCTGGGGCTGCTGAATATGTGGCTTGCCATGCCCTTGATCATCGTCGGCACCCTGTTTCTGATGAAGCTGGCGGCGTTCGGAACGATGAAAGACAACATTGCCAAGCAGTTCGCCATCTTCAGGAACAAGCACACCTGGTCCCTGACGGTGCTTTACATCGTGACCTTCGGCTCGTTCATCGGCTTCTCGATGGCGCTGCCGCTGTCGATGAAGGTGATTTTTGGCGTCAGCCATGTGCCGGACGCTGCCGGCGTCATGCAGCACACGCTGAACAACCCGAACGCGCCGGCGGTGCTGGCCTATGCGTGGATCGGTCCCTTCGTCGGCGCGCTGGTGCGCCCGATCGGCGGCTGGGTATCCGACAAGGTCGGCGGCTCGATCATTACCCAGGTGATCTCGGCGGTAATGGTGCTGGCCTCGGGCGCCGTTGGCTACGTCATGATGCAGGCCTATGCATCGGCCACGCCCGAGCAGTACTTTTCCACCTTCATGTGGCTGTTCGTGGTGCTGTTCACGGCCAGCGGGATCGGCAACGGCTCCACCTTCCGCACCATTGGCGTGATCTTTGATCGCCAACAGGCCGGCCCGGTGCTGGGCTGGACTTCCGCCGTGGCCGCTTACGGCGCGTTCATCGCCCCGGTGGTTATTGGTGCCCAGATCAAGGCTGGTACGCCCCAGATGGCGATGTACGGGTTTGCGGTGTTCTACGCCCTGTGCCTGGTGCTGAATTGGTGGTTCTACCTGCGTGCCGGCTCGGAAATCAAGAACCCATAAGCCATTTGCTCCAACGCCCATGTGCTTAATATGCTATTTATTTAATAGCAAATTAAGCAGATAACACGGGGGCTTGAGCCTGTTTTTATATAAACTCTACCGAGGTACTCCATGAGCCACTTTCTGGATCGACTGACTTACTTTTCACAACCCAAAGAGCCTTTCTCGGGCGAGCACGGCGTCACCACAGGTGAAGACCGCACCTGGGAAGACGCCTACCGCGACCGCTGGGCGCACGACAAGATCGTGCGCTCCACCCACGGGGTGAACTGCACTGGCTCCTGCTCGTGGAAGATCTATGTCAAGGGCGGCATCGTGACCTGGGAAACCCAGCAGACCGATTACCCCCGCACCCGCTGGGACATGCCCAACCACGAACCGCGGGGGTGCGCACGCGGCGCCAGTTACAGCTGGTATTTGTACAGCGCCAACCGGGTCAAATACCCGATGGTGCGTGGCCGCCTGCTTAAATTGTGGCGCGAAGCCCGTCAGTCCCATGATCCGGTCGATGCCTGGGCCTCGATTGCCCAGTCTGAGCCTAAGCGCCGCGAATACCAGAGCGTGCGCGGCCTGGGCGGCTTTGTGCGTTCCAGCTGGGAGGAAGTCAATGAGATGGTGGCGGCAGCCAACGTTTACACCATCAAGCAACACGGCCCGGATCGCATCATCGGCTTTTCGCCCATTCCCGCCATGTCCATGGTGTCGTACGCTGCCGGCAGCCGCTACCTGAGCCTGATCGGTGGCGTGCCGATCAGCTTTTACGACTGGTACTGCGACCTGCCACCGGCCAGCCCGCAAGTCTGGGGTGAGCAAACCGACGTGCCGGAGTCGGCCGACTGGTACAACTCCACGTTCATCATTGCCTGGGGCTCCAACGTGCCGCAGACACGCACGCCGGACGCCCATTTCTTCACCGAGGTGCGCTACAAAGGGGCCAAGACGGTGGCGGTGACGCCCGATTATTCAGAAGTGGCCAAGCTGTCCGACATCTGGATGAAGCCCAAGCAAGGGACCGATGCGGCGGTGGCGATGGCCATGGGCCACGTCATCCTGAAGGAGTTTTACTTCCCCGATGGCGGCAAACCGCGCAGCGCGTACTTTGACAACTACGTGCGCCGTTACACCGACATGCCCATGCTGGTGATGCTGAAAGAACATCAGTTGCCCAATGGCGACACGGTGATGGTGCCGGATCGTTATGTGCGCGCCTCTGACTTCAATGGCAAGCTCGGCGCCGCCAACAACCCCGAATGGAAAACGGTGGCCTTCGACGACAACGGCAAAGTGGTTTTGCCCAACGGGGCTATCGGTTTCCGCTGGGGCGCAGACGGCCGCGCCGATGAAGGCCAATGGAATCTTGAAGCCAAGGAAGCCCGCCACGGCACTGAGGTCAAGCTCAAGCTCTCGGTGCTCGAAGGTGAGAACCCAAGCAGCGAGACGGCCAAGGTCGGTTTCCCCTACTTCGGCGGCATCGTCAGTGAGCACTTTCCGAACAACGCCACCGGAGCGGGTGCCAACAATGTGCTGGTGCGCACGGTGCCGGTGCAACGCATTTCGCTCGGAAAAGAAGGCGACCAGCGCGACGCCCTGGTCGCTACCGTGTTCGACCTGCAAGTGGCCAACTATGGTGTGGCACGGGGCCTGCCGGGCGAGCTGGCGGCGAAG contains these protein-coding regions:
- a CDS encoding glucan biosynthesis protein G: MQTICLPYFHRRGHTFAARFVALIAASLLALVAGQAQAWTLEDVAGLARKQAQAPFKPASHAIPAELANLDYDGYRDIRFNADSTLWRADKLPFEANFLHVGKSGDSVRVHEITPQGIKPIPYNPVDFNFGKNKLSPQTWGNLGLGGLRAFNNLNSATYKDELVVFSGASYFRALGSGQRYGLSARGLAVDTAGSAKEEFPRFTEFWLEKPTGDAKKLVVYALMDSPRMTGSYRFDITPGEQTVTEVHARIFMRPTDTPVATLGLAPLTSMFLFGENQPRPNDFRPEVHDSDGLMIATGEGEWLWRPLQNPAAPVTTSFSMKSLKGFGLMQRDRAFNSYEDTEARYELRPSAWVTPLGDWGAGRVELLQFATPDETHDNVAAYWVPAKMPAPGQSMDFAYTIHWQGKNQQLPPNGWVTQSRRGTGYTKLAAEALGQQIQFVIDFAGPALDALPEDAPVKAIATANANGRVVESLAYKNPATGAWRMTLRVQRLNPAQPVELRAFLQHNNQTLSETWTNLITP
- a CDS encoding sigma 54-interacting transcriptional regulator gives rise to the protein MSDLPDDPVTPPAAALRAPGPHLLVVDDDADMLRLLTIRLTAAGYRVTAVTSAEAAMTQLHIERPQLVLSDVRLPGRDGLALFDDIRAQHPSLPVILLTAHGTIPDAVQATERGVFSYLTKPFDGKSLLDKIAQALSLSAPAHSVKPGSPQAWQNQIVSRSSRMAEVLAEAHMVAQSDASVLLRGESGTGKELLARAIHQAGSRAGKPFIAVNCGAIPEPLLESELFGHVKGAFTGAVANHIGLFQAADGGTLLLDEIGDMPPALQVKLLRVLQERMVRPLGSSQSIPVDVRIISATHRDLDLAMAEGQFRADLYYRLNVVTLSLPPLSERREDIALLANYFLVKLADKYKKRLSGFAPEALIALTTAAWPGNVRQLYNVVEQVCALSTSPLVPLALVQRALRSPSVEVLTLAEARQRFERDYLVGLLKLTDGNVADAARLADRNRTEFYRLMQKHGLTPGLFKADSNGPASPPAAS
- a CDS encoding sensor histidine kinase; amino-acid sequence: MLQKFSFRQLLVIAFLLIAALLGAASLRALFTLEELTLQSRDGASQSLELSRLAQSLSELSVSMERTSRQSVVLDDRVLRVRFSDQAREAATLLASLTAQGLPSGLKQQWQAHLQAAGDLLTGAPDTALERERQIAQEFRSLDHVNSAIAVQVQKTIQQRNQALEAKLEDSRSHLAQQVTWAIVLAVAMALAFGIWFTVPLKRLEHAIVGLGENRLDQVIAIRGPADLAMVGQRLNWLRLRLVELDADKSRFLRHISHELKTPLASLREGVSLLEDGVAGELSPEQREIAQILRHNAGVLQGQIEDLLRFNTAAFEARQLHRRTTNLLELVEAQVDAQRLQWRARELSVIVVGKPILVELDPEKIGTVLANLLSNAIRYSPLKGDIRLELSKLPGLVRIDIHDQGVGVALADRERIFEPFYRGERQPSDVVRGSGIGLSIVHEYIAAHGGRIELLPDQGGAHFRIEFPHVFKS
- a CDS encoding methyl-accepting chemotaxis protein; the encoded protein is MKTHILRVAKYKIWVQLLATIGAALIVVWSGVIVWQGYVYREAALDQAREFSLSMHNATMAGLTGMMVTGTVAQRNVFLDQVKQLGSIRDVRVLRGESVSKLFGPGTAKDDSNPDALEKQVLQTGKEVIQVESDGKGEYLRAVRPTMAMKNSLGKDCTLCHLVPENTVLGAVSMKVSLDQVNAGLADQRLKSILAAFITCIPVLMLIYPFIRKVVTQPLEFGVKVARNIAAGDLTQKISVNSNNEMGELQQALQDMNESLVRVVGQVREGTDTIFGASSEIARGNLDLSRRTESQAGSLEKTASSMQDLTSTVNQNTDNARRANQLAISASEVAVKGGAVVAQVVHTMESINASSKKIGDIIGVIDGIAFQTNILALNAAVEAARAGEQGRGFAVVAAEVRGLAQRSAAAAHEIKTLIGDSVGKVDAGSTLVHQAGTTMTEIVDSIRHVTDIMGDIAAASVEQTAGIERVNDAIGEMNNVTHQNAALVQEAAAAAQSMQDQAGHLEQVVGVFKLAEGPLLSLGHSRSTS
- a CDS encoding MFS transporter; the protein is MTKKGQALSVLMVSTFAFTVCFMVWMMFAVIGIPIKKTLDLNSTQFGILMAMPVLTGSLIRVPLGIWTDKFGGRIVMTVLMASTVPAIWLMTYATAYWHYLSIGLFVGMAGGAFSVGTPYVARWFPRKQQGFAMGIFGMGNAGAALNKFVAPALVVGFGWTMVPKVYAGIMLGTVILFWLFSHSDPTHQVPSHVKFIDQLKSLKDPKVFKYCQYYSIVFGGYVAMSLWMVQYYVGEFGLDIRTAALLAACFSLPGGILRAAGGWLSDKYGAHSMTWWVLWVSWICLFLLSYPQTDLTIATLNGPMTFHLGLNVYLFTTLMFTLGIAWGFGKASVFKYISDDYPHNIGTISGIVGLAGGMGGFLLPIMFGALMDLTGIRSSAFMLMYGVVWVSLIWMYLTEIRRSEFLGKSVPAPVAQN
- a CDS encoding MFS transporter; this translates as MTKQARTGVDIADWRPEDEQFWESTGKRIAYRNLWISIPCLLCGFAVWGMWGIITVQMLNLGFPFTQDELFTLTAISGLAGATMRIPSSFYIRLAGGRNTIFLTTAMLLAPALGTGIALQHKDWPLWVFQMLALWSGVGGGNFASSMSNITTFFPKRLQGTALGLNAGLGNFGVTSMQIIIPLVMTVGMFGAMGGDPMPLIKDSGWIFGKIAAGTPTWIQNAGFAWILSLVPLSALCWFGMNNLLPISPDIGGTLMAFIKVTWIYTLTFIPAGLGLYLYMPAPTGLGLLNMWLAMPLIIVGTLFLMKLAAFGTMKDNIAKQFAIFRNKHTWSLTVLYIVTFGSFIGFSMALPLSMKVIFGVSHVPDAAGVMQHTLNNPNAPAVLAYAWIGPFVGALVRPIGGWVSDKVGGSIITQVISAVMVLASGAVGYVMMQAYASATPEQYFSTFMWLFVVLFTASGIGNGSTFRTIGVIFDRQQAGPVLGWTSAVAAYGAFIAPVVIGAQIKAGTPQMAMYGFAVFYALCLVLNWWFYLRAGSEIKNP